GCGCGTTGTTCCTCGGAACTGAGGCCGCACAAGTGGATGTCCTTTAGCTGAGAAGGCAACTCGACAACCTGCGCCGCGGCCGGCCTCGTGGTCACTACGAACCGATTCCCGGACGCCAGCCCGACCTCAAGCAACGTTGCGATCTGAGCGACCACCTTGGAGCGCGCTTCGACCGACACGACCTCATCGAGTCCGTCAAAGAAGAACGCTACCTCACCCGACTTGAGTAGACGTTCAAGGTCCTGTCGGCGAAGCGGCAGGCCACGGGTCGTCGCTGAATCGATCGCAGCGCGAAGGATGTCGACCTCGCCATCTTGGCGCCGAATCACTGCCGACAGAGGGACGTAGACCGGCACGTGCTTCGCGTACCACGCAGCCTCAGTCCCAGGCGGCCTGCAATACGCCAACAACTCGGACTTCGCGAAGCAAGTCTTCCCGGAGCCCGGATCGCCCTGCACGCAGATCGCCCCGTACTCCTGATACAGAAGGCGCGCTCCAGAAGTCTCGGGGGCGCTAGCGAGTCCATAGGCGCGCTTCATCTCGGTCTCGAGTTGATAGCGCAACGCTCCTTTTAGACCGAGGCGATCGAGCATGTCGTCAATCGACCTGCTCAATGTGGCTCTCCGCCCCGCCTGCTCACCTGACTCGGCGGTGGCCTGGACGTAGAGCGCATCCAAAGGCAGATCCGGCAGGCGAATCCCAATTGCGGCAAGTGCTGTGTATCGAGCTGAGTTGAACTCGGCATGGCAGCGCGAAAGGTACGCTGCACGATCAAACTCTCGAGCGGTAGCCGACGTCGTCGACGCTTCCGTCACGTCAGCCCTGTCTGGACAATAGTCGGCCCGGCTAAGTTCTGTCTCGACCGCTCGCGTTTCGCGAACCGCGGGGTGAGCGGCATCCACAACCTGTCCGTCTGGTCCAACGATCTCGAACCAGGCATCATTCTTCTCGCGCAGAAGCACGAGGAGAATTCCTTCAAAGGCGAGAATGCTGGCGTCCACATTTCGACCGTCAAAAGTCGACATGCGTGCTACCTGCGCGCTCGGCAGAACTCGGCCAAGTACCTTAGCGACTTCATCTCCGAGCAATATCCGAAGCGGTTTGCGCGCGCGCAGGCGAAGATACGAGGTGTTCGCGTCTTCGGTGATGGTGCCGAACGACACGACCGTCAGCGACTGGAGCGAATTGTAGTCAATAGTATTATTCCACGACTCAACCTGCGTTTTCGATATGGTTTCACTTCGAGACTGAATACAGCGAATCATATGACGACCCGAAGTCGTCTGGTAGACGAGGGTAACCGGATTCTCGTTGGGCGCATGCTGGAGCGCCCCGGGTTCTAAGTCACGCTGGTCCACCAGGTGCCCCTGCGTGATGACGGCTTGCCAGTCCGCGACTGACAGGTTGCCGAGGGCGCATATCTGCCGAGGCTGCGGCGTAGGACGCTGGGTGGGTTGCTTCGAAGCATTTAGCCGCGACCGAGCCATTGACAGCGCATAGCCCCCAGAAAGAATGTGACTTGGCTTCTGAAACTCGGAGGGCAGGCTAGTGGCCATGACCCATCGGCCATTCTTGGGGTCCCACTCGTAGAAGACGACGTGGAACGCATCGGCGAGCTCAAATATCGCGAACGAATTTCGATACCAATTCCGATTTGCGGGGTCTGGGTCCTGCTTGTCTTGGTACGCTGCGCCAAAGCCAATCGACAAGATGCCTTCT
This sequence is a window from Myxococcales bacterium. Protein-coding genes within it:
- a CDS encoding metallophosphoesterase, yielding MRWLHLSDLHVGNPSAQQQTALASLVAAIAQASASMKIDGVLISGDLAFSGQADEYKLFDQLVLTPLLALTAFDRAKVFAVPGNHDIECAQVDPIQWMGIGGERQKRYFDEDQHGARVRQPRARGFAPYSAFVRDGRVFSPRPDEEVSAQHLIDAEDVRLQVVCTNTAFFSDKDPTVREYEFLPAPTASIRHRLLVVPDCDVRLVVGHHPIEWFLHEHRESFKSMLVQNNAVYLHGHEHDIRARFGGEGILSIGFGAAYQDKQDPDPANRNWYRNSFAIFELADAFHVVFYEWDPKNGRWVMATSLPSEFQKPSHILSGGYALSMARSRLNASKQPTQRPTPQPRQICALGNLSVADWQAVITQGHLVDQRDLEPGALQHAPNENPVTLVYQTTSGRHMIRCIQSRSETISKTQVESWNNTIDYNSLQSLTVVSFGTITEDANTSYLRLRARKPLRILLGDEVAKVLGRVLPSAQVARMSTFDGRNVDASILAFEGILLVLLREKNDAWFEIVGPDGQVVDAAHPAVRETRAVETELSRADYCPDRADVTEASTTSATAREFDRAAYLSRCHAEFNSARYTALAAIGIRLPDLPLDALYVQATAESGEQAGRRATLSRSIDDMLDRLGLKGALRYQLETEMKRAYGLASAPETSGARLLYQEYGAICVQGDPGSGKTCFAKSELLAYCRPPGTEAAWYAKHVPVYVPLSAVIRRQDGEVDILRAAIDSATTRGLPLRRQDLERLLKSGEVAFFFDGLDEVVSVEARSKVVAQIATLLEVGLASGNRFVVTTRPAAAQVVELPSQLKDIHLCGLSSEEQRALAGRVLRARVAEEAGEIAFAQTQLSIKDEAVVTQIVQDVAQSAGLRRLATNPLFLTLLVFIGANSGRPSARRHGSMPRPFVRLRSCVVVWPDTT